The Streptomyces uncialis genomic interval GCTGGTACTCGACGATGTCGAGGGACGCGTCACCGCTGGTGTTCGTGTAGGCGGGCCAGGACAGCTCGGGGCCGGTGGAATGGATGACCGTCGGCGAGCGCAGCGAGGTGCCGACCTTGCCGAAGGTGACGGTCAGCCGCGGGATGGTGGAGGTCTCACCACCGTAGTCGTAGTCCGCGGCCTCGTAGGCGGGCCCGCCGAGCGGCGCGGTGGCGCTCTCGTTGACGGCCTTGACGACGAAGCCGTGGTTCGGCGAAGTGCCGTTGACCCACTTCTGCACGGTGTCGGCGACGGCGAAGTTGTGCCAGGAGTTGTACTCTCCGATGTCCTTGCGGATCTGCCCCGGGTTGACGAGCCGTACGGCGTCGGCCATGGTCCGCCGGGAGGCGTCGCCGGTGTCCCCGAGTACGATGGAGCCGGTGCTGCCCTTGGCGAAGCTGATCTGACCGGTGCCGAGCATCCGCCAGCCCGCGGTGCCGGTCGACTGGTCGACCGTGTCGTTCTGCGCGGGTACGGCCGAGTTGATCGTGTAGGGGGCGGCGGTGGCGCCGTCCGCGAGCGGAGTGGTGTACGCCTCGACGCGGTAGTCCGTCGGGTCGTGGACCTGCGGCCGGTAGGTGTAGCTCTCGCCCGTGGCCGCGTTCTTGTTGTACGAGTAGTCGCCGCCGGAGCCGGTACCGGCGACCCTCGGCCACTCACCGACGGCGGCCGTCCCGGGGTCACCGTCGTCCAGCTGCACGGTGGTGGAGGACTGCTCCCCGGCCAGTGCGCTGGTGTTGTTCCAGTTGGCCGTCGCCTCGTCCCAGGCTCCGGTGGCCCGGCGGATCTCGACGTCCACATTGGTGGTGCCGGTGGTGTGGACCTGGTCGTAGTACAGGCCCAGCCGGGCCGCGTCGATCTTGGCGCCGGCCGGTATCGCGGTCAGCGGGAACTTGATGAGGGACCGGGCGATACCGGTGGCGCTGGTCTTGCCCGCCGCCATCTCCCAGGTGCCGTTGAAGTTGGTCGTGGGCTGGTCCGAGCGGACCATCACGTCCTGGGAGACCGACGCGGAGGGCGCGATGGTGATCGTCGGGTCGACGACCACCGGGTACTTCCGCCCGGGCGCGGCGAGCCAGTCCGCGTCCGGGGTGAGGGTGAGCCGCCAGCCCTTGCCGTGGCGGGTGAGCTTCTGCGTGACCTTCGGGCTGAAGGACTTCCCGTACGGGGAGGTGCGGTCCTTCCTGCTGTCGGTCATGAACGCGGGCGGGATCACCAGCACGGGGGTGGCCGGGTTCTCGCCGAACAGCGCGATCGAGCCGTCCGGCCGCTCCTTGGGCCGCAGGGCGCCCGCGTCGAGGGTGAAGACGTACGTCACCGGGTTCACGGGCCGCCGGGCGAGGGTGATGTTCTCCTTCACCCGGCCCGCGCCGACCTGGTACGACACATCGGCGCCGTCGGCCAGGCCCTTGTAGGTGACCGTGTCCCCCTTGGCGGTGGGCTTGACGCCCTTGGCCGCGCCCAGGAGACCGAGGCTGACGGCCTGGCCCTCCGGGGTCTCGAAGCGCAGCAGCCTTCGGGAGTCCGTACCGAACCAGCTACGGCTGGTGTTCGCGGTGTTGGCGAAGGCGAAGTCCTGGCCCTTGACGGCCTTTACCGTGGTGTCGACTGGCTTCCATGCCTTGCCCGACCGATAAGAGACTGGGCTGGCCGATAATTCAGCCTCGACCCGTCCGTCGGAGAGCTGCCAGAACCGGGCCTGAGGCGTACGCCTTTCGGCCAGTTCCCTGATCCGCTTGGCCGGGGGAGCCTTCTTCCCCTTGGCCAGTTTCTCCCGGCTGGGTATCTCCAGCTTTGCGCCTGCCGGAGGTTTGGCGAGCCCGGGGCCTTTCTTGTCCTCATCGCCCGAGAGCCAGCCCTTGACGGTCTCGACGACTCCCTTGTCGTCACCCTTGCCCGTCGGCGACTTCGGTTCGGCGTAGGCGATCTGCGGCAGCATCGTGCCCGCGATCGCTGCCGCGACCAGGCATGACACGTACTTCGCGTACGGAGATCTCACCTCGGTGTCCTTCCGTTCCGGCGCCCCCGAACCCTTCACAGAAAGGCGGAAAGGGCACGCCGAATGTGCTGGAACGGAGTTTTCCGTCCAGCCGGAACCATGTGCCTGCCGGGCTTGAGAGTTCGGGGATGTTTCCCCTCCTGGGCACGGCAGCGAAAGTATCGACCGTACGACTGACACCATGTCAACCCTGCGGACATATAGGGCGGCAGAGAGCCCATGGTGGCGCCAATTGGTCCGCTTTTTCCGGCTGCTTTCACAGCCGCCACGGAATGGTGTATAACCCTGCCGGTCAGCTGTCCGTCCACTCGGAGGAAGGCGGTGCGGGTCATTTCAGCCAGCAAAGAGGGGGAATCGACGGAGCCCGGAGCGGGCTCGGCCGCAGGTGCCGGGCCGAGTACGGTGACCGAGGCGGAGGCCGGTGCGGAGGCCGGGCAGGGCGCGGACCCGGGGCAGGACAAGGCGGCGGGCCGGGGTGCCAGGAGCCGACGGTGGATGTGGGTGACCGCCGGGGCGCTGGCGCTGGTCTGTGCGGGCATCGCGGGACTCGCGGTCCACGAGCCGTCCGGCGGGGGCGGTTCCGGGGAGCGGCGTCCCGCGCGGGCCGTGCCCACGGCGGAAGTGACGTACGTGGTCACCGGGCGGGGCACGGCGGAGATCACCTACCGCCCGGAGGGCGGAACGGACGCGACGACGGTTGTCCGGGAGGCCGCCCTGCCCTGGAGGAAGTCGATCCGGCTCCCCGTCGGCAAGTCACCGACCGTCGCCGTCGTCCTCGGCGGGAGCGGCGGCCGGGCCGCCTGCACGGTCGCGGTACGCGGCGAGCATGTCCAGCGGGCCACCGCGACGGGCAGCTACGGGCGGGCGACGTGCGGCGGGGAGCGTCTGGAGTGAGACGCGGGCAGGACGATCGGGCCTTGGCGCCCGAGGGTGCGGTGAAGCGGCCGGGTGGCGGCCCCCGTGCGGCCGGGGCACCGCCCTTGACCGGATCACTTCGCACCCGGTGTGACCGAGGACCGGATCTCTACGTACCCGGTGTGACCGAGGGGGGTGATCGCGTCATTGTGCCGATCCGGCCGCTCGCGTACCACCGCGCGATCAAGGTCGCGCGAACCCGCCGTCCCGAACGCGGCGCCCTCCTCCCATGAGCCCCGTCACCCACACGGAATATTCACGTGTACCCCCCCGTTGCCGCGATCGAAGGAGGTTCGAGTGAACACGTACTACGAGTTCGGGACGGCCGCGGAGCGCTGGGAGCGCGCGCAGATGTTCTTCGACGCCAAGGAGTACCTGACGGCGGCGCGCATCCTCGACGGTCTGGTGGCCGAGGCGCCGGAGCAGGTCGCCCCGCGGCTGCTGCTGGCCCGTGCGTACTACCACTCGGCCCGGCTCGGCCGCGCCGAGGAGCAGCTGAAGGCCGTGCTGGAGCGGGACCCCGTCGAGAGCTACGCCCGGCTGATGCTCGGCCGCACCCTGGAGCGCCAGGGGCGGGACGCCGAGGCCGCCGGACATCTGCGGATGGCCGCGGCCTTCGCCGGGGACTTCGGCCCGACGGACAACGGATGATCCGTTGACCGGATGATCCGACCGGCTCTGCGGCTGTAGGGCCGTGGGCTCACGGCCGGCGCCGGTCCGTGCCCGGGTGGGTGCGGACCGGCGCCGGCGTGCGGCAGGCGTGCCTCTGCCTGACCCCAGGTGATCACCCAGCGTGGCCACGGATGCGACGCGCCCCGGGTAGCGCGGCCCGGTCCGGCGCTGTACGAGTGGTGGGTACCGTCCCGGCACCCGGTACGGGGGTACCGGGCCGCTCCGGGAGAAAGGCGGCACCCTTGCGTGCGACGCATCGGTCACCCGACGTCCTGGTCGTGGGCGCGGGGCTCGCCGGGCTCGTCTGCGCCCATGACCTGCTCCGGTCCGGTCTCGACGTGTGGGTGGTCGAGGGGTCGGACGGGGTCGGGGGCCGGATGCGTTCCGACCGTCACGAGGGCTTCGTCATCGACCGGGGCTTCCAGGTCCTGAACACCTCGTACCCCCAGATGCGCGCCCGGCTGGCCCTGCGTGACCTGCGCCTTCGGCCCTTCACCCCCGGTGTGCTGGTGCACACGGAACGCGGTCGGCTGCGCTTCGGCGACCCGACCAGGGAACCCCGCCGACTGGCCGGGATGCTGCCGGGGCGGCTCGCACCGGTCCGTGACGTGCTGGCCCTCGGGCTGATGTCGGCCCGTGACATGTTCGGGCCCGTCCGGGCGCTGAAGCACGCCGAGGACCGTACGACCAGGACCGCGCTCGCGGCGGCGGGCTTCTCGGAGCGATTCGTCGAGGAGTTCTTCCGCCCCTTCCTCTCGGGTGTCTTCCTGGAGGACGAGTTGGAGACGTCCAGCCGGTTCTTCCATCTCGTCTGGCGCAGCATGCTGCGCGGCACCCTCTGTCTGCCCGCGCGTGGGATCGGCGCGGTGCCCGCCCGGCTCGACGACGCGCTGCCGACCGGCACCGTCCTGCTGGAGACACCCGTGGAGCGGCTCACCGACAGCGGTGTCCTGCTCGTCTCGGGCCGTGAGATCGCCGCCCGTGCCGTGGTCGTCGCGACGGGCCCGGCGGCGGCCGGCACGCTGCTGCCCGGTCTCGGGGTGCCGCCGTACCGCGTCGTCACCACGTACTTCCATGTGTGCGGTTCCTCGCCGCTCACCGAGCCGACCCTGCTGACGGACTCCCGGCGGCGGTTCCTCAACACCTGCGTGCTCAGCGAGGTCGTTCCCGGGTACGCGCCCGAGGGCCACTGCCTGGTCGAGACGTCGGTGCTCGGCCCCGACATCCCCGGCCGGGAGGCGCTGGTACGCAAGGCTCTCGCGGAGGTGTACGCGACGGACACCGGCGGCTGGGACCTGCTGACCGTGCGGACCGTTCCGCAGGCGCTGCCCGCCATGCCTCCTCCGCAGCCCCTCAGCCGTACGACCCGGCTGGGCGCGGGCCGCTATGTGTGCGGCGACCACCGGGCCACGGGCTCGGTCCAGGGCGCGATGGCCTCCGGGGCGCGAGCGGCCCAGGAGCTGCTGTCCGACCTCGGACGATAGCGGTGCCGTACCGACCAGCCTGACGCACTTCGGTGTGGGGGACCCGGCATCGATACGGCTGCGGGTACGCGTCCCGGACCCCGGCGTACCGTGGGTCCGTGGACACGACCGTACGAGGAGCCGAGCGGACGACCGGGCCGCCGCGGACCGCCGACTTCTGGTTCGACCCCGTCTGCCCCTACACCTGGATCGCCTCGCGGTGGCTGGTGGAGGTGACCCGGGTACGGCCAGTGACCGTGCGCTGGCGGGTGATGAGTCTGTCGGTGCTCAACGAGCACCGGGACGACGACCCCGAGGGCGAGTGGGGGGAGTACATGTGGGCGCCGGTGCGGGTGTGCGCCGCGGTGGAGCGGCGGCTGGGTCCGCGGGCGCTCGGTGAGCTCTTCACCGCGATGGGCACCCGCTTCCACCTCCGGGGCGACTGGGGGGATCTCGTGGGGGCGCTCGACGACGCCGGGTTGCCGAGGGAGTTCGCCGACGCCGCCGGTTCCACGGCGTACGACGGGGTGATCCGCGCGTCGCACGCGCGGGCCGTCGCCCTGTCGGGCCCTGATGTCGGCACCCCGGTGCTCTCGGTCACCGGGGCGGACGGGGAGCGGGTCGGCTTCTTCGGCCCGGTCGTCTCCCCCGCGCCCACCGGGGAGGCGGCGGGACGGCTGTGGGACGGCTTCCTGCTGCTGGCGGACACCCCCGGGTTCCATGAACTCACCCGCGCCGCCACCGCGGAACCCGATGTCGGCCGGGCGGACCCGACCGCGCGCTGAGCGAGGCAAGACGACCGACCGGGGCTGGGGCACCCGGTAGGGCACCCCGTCCGGGCCCGACATCCCGTCCGACGGTGACCCCCGTCCGGCGCTGACGCACCGGCGCATTCCGGAGACCGGAGCGCCCGCCCATGCCGGGTACGCCAGCCAATCGTTTTATATGAGCCATTGGTCCTCTGTTCGATATGCAGGGACTCGTCCGGCATGCTCGACTGTTCCCCGCACATCCTCCGCTTCCCTTTCCACCGGCTTCGTGCTGCTGCGCTGCGGCGGCCGGTTGGTTCTGTCCGCATGCCCAGCCGCGCCCCTGAGCGGGCGCGTCCGAACAGAGACGGGATGACCGATGACGACCACCGACCAAAGCGTGCTGAAGATCTACAGCGACCGGGCCTACGAACACACGACGATGGTGCGCCACCAGGGCACCACCCTGGCCTTCGCCATGGACGACAAGCGCCGCCTCGTCTGCACCGTGCTGGACCTCTCCGCGTACGACGCCGAGCGCGGCGAGCTGGACGCCGCGTACTGGTCCGAGAACCCGGTGGAATTACCGTTCCCGAACGAGATCGTGAAGGTCGGCTACGCCCTGGTGGGGGCGACCGCCATGCCCGTCGTCAAGAAGGGCGGGCGGACCGAGGCGCGGCCCCAGGACGAGCTGGAGCCGGAGGAGACCGACCGCTTCCTCTCCACCACCGCGCGGCTGACCGTCAGTCCCGGACGACCGGAACGAGTGACGCCACCGGGTGTGCGGGGTGCGGCCCTGGCGCCGCACACCCGGTGCGGTGCGGTTCCGGCTCGTCTCACCGGGCGCCGAGGACCTTCGCGGTGAAGCCCGCGCGGGTCGCGAGCGACACCAGCTCCTTGGCCCGCGCCCCGCGCAGGCACACCACCGGATAGCAGTCCGAGTCGATGTCGAGGACGACGAGGGCGGCACCGATCTCGCGGTAGTGCCGACCGCAGGCACGCAGGAACCGGGCCGTCGGCAGAAGCATCTCATCGGCATCGAACAGCACCCAGGGATCGATGGACGGACGGGAGGCGAGCCCTCGCAGCCCGCTCCGGATCTCCTCCGGCGCCTCCTTCCAGTCGAACTCCGCGAGCAGCCGGTGCTCTTCGAGCGCGTCGACGAGCGCTATCCAGGGCAGGGCCGGGAAGGGTGCGTCGATGCCCCGGTCCGCCAACCGCGCCGCGTGCCGGCGGACATACCCCTCGGGGTCGTCGTACGCGTGCAGCACCTGCTCGGCGACGGCCGCAAGGGCGGGCGCCAGAAGCGCCGCGACGGCTGCCAGGGAAGTACGCTCGGCGTCGGTTTCGGGCATGCTGCGGCACTCCTTCGACAGCCGTACGGCTGCGGATCGGCACGGAGGACGGGCGCGCTGTTCGACACCCACGAACACCATGACACGGGGGTCTGACACCGGCCGTCGGGCCGCCCCGCGTCCGCGTCGCCCCGGACTCGGCTTCCAGAGCGCCGACTTCAGCGTCGCCGCCCTCGGTGAGCACACGCGGCGCGAACGCGGGCTCACCGTCCCGGCGGACAGCGGGGGCCGGACCCGTACAGGTCCGGCCCCCGCCATGTGCACCCCGCCATGTGCACCCCGTCAGGCCCTCACCGGCGAGGACCTGGCCGAAGTGCGCAACAGTCAGCCCGCGAAGCGGGCCATCCACGCCTCGACATCGGCCGACGAACGCGGCAGGCCCGCCGACAAGTTCTCGTGGCCGTCCTCGGTGACGACCAGGTCGTCCTCGATCCGGACGCCGATGCCGCGCCACTCCTGCGGCACGGTGAGATCGTCCGGCTGGAAGTACAGGCCGGGCTCGACGGTGAGCACCATGCCCGGCTCCAGGACACCGTCGACGTACTCCTCGTTGCGGGCCTGCGCGCAGTCGTGGACGTCCAGTCCGAGCATATGACCGGTGCCGGCCATGGTGAAGCGGCGCTGGAGGCCCAGTTCGAACGCGCGCTCCGCCGGGCCCTCGATGAAGCCCCACTCGACCAGCCTGGCCGCGAGACTGCGCTGGGACGCCTCGTGGAAGTCGCGGTACGGGGCGCCCGGCTTGACGGCGGCCATGCCGGCCTCCTGGGCCTCGTACACCGCGTCGTAGACCTCGCGCTGGAGGGGGGTGAAGGTCCCGCTGATGGGGAGGGTGCGGGTGACGTCGGCGGTGTAGAGGGTGTGCGTCTCCACGCCCGCGTCCAGCAGGAGCAGGTCCCCTTGGCGCACCGGACCGTCGTTGTCCGTCCAGTGCATGATCGTGGCATGGTCGCCCGCGGCGCAGATCGAGCCGTAGCCGACGGAGTTGCCCTCCAGACGGGCGCGGCGGAAGAAGGTGCCCTCGATCCAGCGCTCGGACGACGCGACCGCCCGGGAGAGCTCACCGATCACATCGGTGAATCCGCGCACGGTGGAGTCCACGGCCTTGCGGAGCTCGCCTATCTCCCAGTCGTCCTTGACGAGACGCAGATCGCTGAGCACCCCTTCCAGCTCTTCGTCGCGGTCCTCGTCGGAGGTGACGGCGGCTTCCAGGGCCGGGGCGAGGCCACGGACGATCCGGGTCGGCGCCCCGGAGGCGGCGGCCAGGTCGGCGGCCGCCGTACGGACATCACGGCAGGGCAGACCGAGGACGGTCCGCGACTCGGCGAGGGAGCGGCGGCGGCCCATCCACAGCTCCGCCGCGGGGCCGGTCCAGAACTCGTCGTCCTCCCGGCTGTCCCGGGGCAGCTGGTAGCAGTAGGCGTCATGGCCGCCGTCCGCACGGGGTTCGAGGACGAGGGCGCCGTCCCGGGCCTGGTCCCCGGTCATGTGCACATAGCCCGAGTACGGGCGGAACGGGTAGGTGTCGTCGTTGGAGCGGACCTTGAGACTCCCCGAGGGAATCACGAGGCGTTCGCCCGGGAAGCGCGCGGAGAGCGCGGCGCGGCGGCGGGCCGCGTGGGGGGCCTGTTCGCCGGGCCGCAGATCGTGCCGCTCGGTGTCCGCCCATCCCGTCCGCATCAGTGCGGACAGTTCCTCGGAGATCTCCGAGTAGAGACCGTTCTTGCGGCCTTTCGCCATGTCGTACGCCTTCCCCTGGGTGGTCCGTCACCGGCGAGGGACATGGGGAGCCGCCCGCACCGGCTGCCTCCCCGTCGCGGCCGCGGCTCGCGCGCCCTCGCTGCCGCCGGTCGTCGGCGGCCCTCGGACGGTATCCCGCGCCGCGCCCGCCCGGTGCCGAACCGCGCCACTGGCACAGATCGGCCACGGGGCGGGCCGGGGGCTGTCGATAATGGGGCCCATGACGAACGCGAAACTCGGCGAGGCCCTTCGGCTGCTGGGGCTGGACCGCACGGCGGCCCGGGTCTATCTGACGCTCCTCGAACTGGCCCCCGCCCCGCTGGACGCGGTCGCGGCGGCGGCCGGGGTGGGCGGTGCGGAGCTCGCCACGGCGTACGGCACGCTGGTCGACGCGGGGCTCGCCAGTGCCGCCGGGAAGGGCGGGGACGTGGTCGCCCCGGTGCCGCCCACCGCCGGTCTGGAGATCCTCGCCCGGCACCGGGCGGCCGAGGTCGAGGAGTCGCGTATCGCCGTCGGGGGCGCGTTCGACTCGTTCCGGCGGCAGCGGCTCGCCGCGTACAACGAGGATCTCGTCGAGGTCGTCACCGGTGACGCCATCGGCCCCAGGATCCGGCAGGCCTGGGCGAGCGCCCGCGAGCAGATCCGGCAGTTCGAGTCGCCGCCGTACTTCCCGCTGTCCGGTTCCACGGACGACGCGCTGGCCACGCTCGCCCGCGGGGTGACACAGCGTGTCGTGTACTCACGGGAGTCGCTGGAGCATCCGGGTCATCTGAGGGAGGTGATCGAGCCGTGTGTGCGGGCCGGCGAGCAGGCCCGGGTGCTGTCGTCGGTGCCGGTCAAACTGGTGATCATCGACGACGCGTACGCACTCGTCTCGTTGTCGATCAAGGAAGCCGACGTGCACAACACCATGCTGGTCGTGCAGCCGTGCGGCCTGCTCTCGGCGCTCATGGCACTGTTCGAGCAGTCCTGGCACAACGCCCTGCCCTTCCAGGGCCGCACCACCCGTCCGGGCGGCCTGCCACCCGCGGACCGACGGCTGCTGTGGCTTCTCGCGGGCGGCGCGGGCGACGACGTCATCGCCCGCGAGATGGGGATCAGCCGCCGCACGCTGTACCGGCGCCTCCAGGTGCTGATGGCCCAGCTGGGCGCCGCGAACCGCTTCCAGATGGCCTTGCAGGCGCAGCGCAGCGGGTGGTTGTGACCGGCGTGTCCGTGGCCCGGACGCGTCTCTCACCGGGCTGTGTCCGTCGGCTGGGCAGACCCTTTCGCCAGGTGTGTTCCTCGCCCGTCCGGGGGCGGTACAGCCACTGCGGCGGCCGGGCGGCCTGACGATCCGCTCTGCCGGGCGCCCGCGCCGGTCAGCCCTGGCCGAGCCCGGCGAGTTCGGCGCCGATGGCGCCGCGCAGCAGTTCCCGCGCGTGCGGGATCGTGATGCCACCGCTGAGCCATCGCATGCTGAGCCCTTCCAGCAGGGCGGTGAGCCGTTCGGCGGCGGCGGCGAGCGACGAGGCCGACGCCGTGGGCCGGGCGTCACCCAGCAGCGCGGCGACCTCCCGCACCCAGACCAGGGTGGCCCTGGCGAGATCGTCGCGCAGCACCTCGTCGAAGACGGCGCTCGCCCGCAGCTCGCCCCAGGCCGAGCTGTTCTCCCGTACCTCCGCGGTGTCCTGGAGTTCGCGCAGGAGAGCGTTCTCCAGCTCCTGGTGGGGGGTGAGCGGCGGATCGTCCGGATCGCGGTCGGTGGTGTAGCGCGCGGCGCGGTCGCTGATGAATTCGAGGGTCTGGCGCAGGACCCCCGTACGGTCCTTGAAGTGGTAGTAGATCAGGGCGGTGGAGACTCCGGCCTCGGCCGCGAGTTCGTCCACACGCAGCCCTCGGACCCCGCGCCGGGCGATCACCCGGGCGGCCGCTTCGAGGATCTGAGTGCTGCGAGCCGCCATGATCCGCAGTTTACCGGGGCGTTCCGGGGCGGATGCGTGCGGCCTGTCGCCGGGTGTGCGGACCGATGGCGGGGCGGATGTGCACCATCCGCCGCCGGGTGTACGGACCGGTGACGGGGCGGATACGCACCGTCCGCCGCCGGATGTACGGACACGGCGACGGGCGACCGGCCGGGCTCGGGAGGGGCTGAACCGGCGCCGGGCTCGCGCGGTCCGCCGCCCGGGCAGGGTTTGACTGAATTTTCAGTCAGTGTCACAGTGGCGACACGTGGCCGTACCACTCATCCGTGGTCCGGCCGTTCACCGGGTCGAGCGCGCACCCTTGTCCCAGGGCCGATGCCGCGCCTCCCGCGCTCGCCAGGGCCGGAACGCGCGCGTTCCGGCCGGTCCCACGATCGGAGTCCCATGCCGAACCCTTCCACCACCCGCCGGACCACCCTCCGCGCGCTCGCCGGGCTCGGCACCTTCGTCTTCGGCGCCGCGGCCTGCGGCCCTGCCGGGGCGCCCGTCCGGTCCAGCGCTCCCGCCGACTCCCCGCGGCAGGCTTCGCCGGGCCGGGAACGCCGCCTCGGCGCCGAGTGGGAGAGCCACACCCGCACGTTCATGTCGTGGCCGGCCCTCTCCTCGGTCTGGGAGGAGGACCTGCCTTATGTGCGCGAGGACATCGCCCGGATCGCCCGGGCTGTCGGCGAGTACGAGGCGGTCGTCATGATGGCCCGGCCCGCCCAGGTGAAGGCCGCGCAGCGGGCCTGCGGCGCACAGGTCGAGGTCGTCCCGCTGGCCGTCGACGACCTCTGGGCGCGCGACACCGTGCCCGTCTTCGTCGAGGAGGACGGCGAGATCGTCGGCGTCGACCTCAACTTCAACGGCTGGGGCGACAAGCAGGAACACC includes:
- a CDS encoding tetratricopeptide repeat protein; this encodes MFFDAKEYLTAARILDGLVAEAPEQVAPRLLLARAYYHSARLGRAEEQLKAVLERDPVESYARLMLGRTLERQGRDAEAAGHLRMAAAFAGDFGPTDNG
- a CDS encoding NAD(P)/FAD-dependent oxidoreductase, which translates into the protein MRATHRSPDVLVVGAGLAGLVCAHDLLRSGLDVWVVEGSDGVGGRMRSDRHEGFVIDRGFQVLNTSYPQMRARLALRDLRLRPFTPGVLVHTERGRLRFGDPTREPRRLAGMLPGRLAPVRDVLALGLMSARDMFGPVRALKHAEDRTTRTALAAAGFSERFVEEFFRPFLSGVFLEDELETSSRFFHLVWRSMLRGTLCLPARGIGAVPARLDDALPTGTVLLETPVERLTDSGVLLVSGREIAARAVVVATGPAAAGTLLPGLGVPPYRVVTTYFHVCGSSPLTEPTLLTDSRRRFLNTCVLSEVVPGYAPEGHCLVETSVLGPDIPGREALVRKALAEVYATDTGGWDLLTVRTVPQALPAMPPPQPLSRTTRLGAGRYVCGDHRATGSVQGAMASGARAAQELLSDLGR
- a CDS encoding mycothiol-dependent nitroreductase Rv2466c family protein, which encodes MDTTVRGAERTTGPPRTADFWFDPVCPYTWIASRWLVEVTRVRPVTVRWRVMSLSVLNEHRDDDPEGEWGEYMWAPVRVCAAVERRLGPRALGELFTAMGTRFHLRGDWGDLVGALDDAGLPREFADAAGSTAYDGVIRASHARAVALSGPDVGTPVLSVTGADGERVGFFGPVVSPAPTGEAAGRLWDGFLLLADTPGFHELTRAATAEPDVGRADPTAR
- a CDS encoding DUF6630 family protein produces the protein MPETDAERTSLAAVAALLAPALAAVAEQVLHAYDDPEGYVRRHAARLADRGIDAPFPALPWIALVDALEEHRLLAEFDWKEAPEEIRSGLRGLASRPSIDPWVLFDADEMLLPTARFLRACGRHYREIGAALVVLDIDSDCYPVVCLRGARAKELVSLATRAGFTAKVLGAR
- a CDS encoding aminopeptidase P family protein; its protein translation is MAKGRKNGLYSEISEELSALMRTGWADTERHDLRPGEQAPHAARRRAALSARFPGERLVIPSGSLKVRSNDDTYPFRPYSGYVHMTGDQARDGALVLEPRADGGHDAYCYQLPRDSREDDEFWTGPAAELWMGRRRSLAESRTVLGLPCRDVRTAAADLAAASGAPTRIVRGLAPALEAAVTSDEDRDEELEGVLSDLRLVKDDWEIGELRKAVDSTVRGFTDVIGELSRAVASSERWIEGTFFRRARLEGNSVGYGSICAAGDHATIMHWTDNDGPVRQGDLLLLDAGVETHTLYTADVTRTLPISGTFTPLQREVYDAVYEAQEAGMAAVKPGAPYRDFHEASQRSLAARLVEWGFIEGPAERAFELGLQRRFTMAGTGHMLGLDVHDCAQARNEEYVDGVLEPGMVLTVEPGLYFQPDDLTVPQEWRGIGVRIEDDLVVTEDGHENLSAGLPRSSADVEAWMARFAG
- a CDS encoding helix-turn-helix domain-containing protein, translated to MTNAKLGEALRLLGLDRTAARVYLTLLELAPAPLDAVAAAAGVGGAELATAYGTLVDAGLASAAGKGGDVVAPVPPTAGLEILARHRAAEVEESRIAVGGAFDSFRRQRLAAYNEDLVEVVTGDAIGPRIRQAWASAREQIRQFESPPYFPLSGSTDDALATLARGVTQRVVYSRESLEHPGHLREVIEPCVRAGEQARVLSSVPVKLVIIDDAYALVSLSIKEADVHNTMLVVQPCGLLSALMALFEQSWHNALPFQGRTTRPGGLPPADRRLLWLLAGGAGDDVIAREMGISRRTLYRRLQVLMAQLGAANRFQMALQAQRSGWL
- a CDS encoding TetR/AcrR family transcriptional regulator, with the protein product MAARSTQILEAAARVIARRGVRGLRVDELAAEAGVSTALIYYHFKDRTGVLRQTLEFISDRAARYTTDRDPDDPPLTPHQELENALLRELQDTAEVRENSSAWGELRASAVFDEVLRDDLARATLVWVREVAALLGDARPTASASSLAAAAERLTALLEGLSMRWLSGGITIPHARELLRGAIGAELAGLGQG